From Cellulophaga lytica DSM 7489, a single genomic window includes:
- the leuB gene encoding 3-isopropylmalate dehydrogenase: MKLNIALLAGDGIGPEVIDQAVKVSNAIAKKFNHEINWTPALTGAAAIDAVGEPYPDETHAICEAADAVLFGAIGHPRFDNDPSAKVRPEQGLLKMRQKLGLFANVRPTFTFPSLIDKSPLKRERIEGTDLIILRELTGGIYFGERGRKDNGDTAFDTCTYTRAEVQRLAKKGFELAMTRSKKLCCVDKANVLESSRLWRETVQAMEKEYPEVEVSYEFVDAVAMRLVQWPNSYDVMITENLFGDILTDEASVISGSMGLMPSASVGEKAKLYEPIHGSYPQAAGKDIANPLATVLSAAMLFEDFKLVEEAQAIRDVVNKSLAEGIVTEDLSEGGKAYKTSEVGDWLAENI, encoded by the coding sequence ATGAAATTAAATATAGCACTATTAGCAGGAGACGGTATTGGTCCGGAAGTAATAGACCAAGCAGTGAAAGTATCTAATGCTATTGCAAAAAAGTTTAATCATGAAATTAACTGGACACCAGCTTTAACTGGTGCTGCAGCTATTGATGCTGTTGGAGAACCTTACCCAGATGAAACACACGCTATTTGTGAAGCTGCAGATGCTGTTTTATTTGGAGCAATTGGTCACCCTAGGTTTGATAATGACCCATCTGCTAAAGTAAGACCAGAACAAGGTTTACTTAAAATGAGACAAAAATTAGGTTTGTTTGCTAATGTTAGACCAACATTTACATTTCCTTCTTTAATAGATAAATCTCCCTTAAAAAGAGAGCGTATAGAAGGTACAGATCTTATTATTTTAAGAGAACTTACTGGCGGAATTTATTTTGGTGAACGCGGACGTAAAGACAATGGAGATACTGCTTTTGACACTTGTACCTATACAAGAGCAGAAGTGCAACGTTTGGCTAAAAAAGGATTTGAATTGGCTATGACACGTTCTAAAAAACTTTGTTGTGTAGATAAAGCTAATGTTTTAGAATCTTCTAGATTATGGAGAGAAACTGTACAAGCAATGGAAAAAGAGTATCCAGAGGTAGAAGTTTCTTATGAGTTTGTAGATGCTGTAGCAATGCGTTTGGTACAATGGCCAAACTCTTATGATGTTATGATTACTGAAAATCTTTTTGGTGATATTTTAACTGATGAAGCTTCTGTTATATCAGGATCAATGGGATTAATGCCATCTGCATCTGTAGGTGAAAAAGCAAAATTATACGAACCAATTCACGGCTCATATCCGCAAGCTGCTGGTAAAGATATTGCAAACCCATTGGCTACAGTATTATCTGCAGCAATGTTATTTGAAGATTTTAAATTGGTTGAAGAAGCACAAGCTATAAGAGACGTTGTAAACAAATCTTTGGCAGAAGGTATAGTTACCGAGGATTTATCTGAAGGTGGTAAAGCATACAAAACCAGTGAAGTTGGAGATTGGTTAGCAGAAAACATATAA
- a CDS encoding TPM domain-containing protein, which produces MKFKHYCYFFLFLFLVTSCKDQNKEEIDYSEVEEVIIYDDSDDEIIIESNTGEEEVEEVGFDEDIEEVEDLDFPETLTSEVETETEQQSYSSINYPVFTAPTYSNRDIDYYSILEIPKPRGKGILGYVSDPDGYISAIYEEEINKVLFELERNTSAEVAIVVVKSIGDEIPKKFATKLFNKWRIGKADKDNGLLILTVMDQRRTEFETGYGLEAILTDNICYRIGTDEIVPFFKEGKYGEGLLKAADKVKEVVENPNTIDYIYSNDVTYEVDDDDSAFLLFIDDLLATNKWILLSIVYVFFLIFLTIYYSLKIKFIDASKEDYYDKYNSLKKVEIGCFAFLFPFPLWGMSTTIKTRLKQYRYDPRFSKVNGKPLILLDSKKERSFLKEGEIVEEYINSVDYDVWVTEDKSDILILKYDGISSRKYSKCYQCNYKTKGKTKSTVRIRPNYDREGERIDFYECKNCNDKTSEIVVLAKLVRESSSSSSSSSSSSSSYSSSSSSSSSSSSSFGGGRSGGGGSGVSW; this is translated from the coding sequence ATGAAATTTAAACACTATTGCTATTTCTTTTTATTCCTATTTTTAGTTACATCTTGTAAAGACCAAAACAAAGAGGAAATAGATTATTCTGAAGTTGAAGAAGTAATTATTTATGATGATTCAGATGATGAAATAATAATAGAATCAAATACAGGGGAAGAAGAAGTAGAAGAAGTTGGGTTTGATGAAGATATTGAAGAAGTAGAAGATCTAGATTTTCCAGAAACGTTAACATCAGAAGTAGAAACGGAAACAGAACAACAATCTTACAGTTCTATAAATTACCCAGTTTTTACTGCACCAACATACTCTAATAGGGATATAGATTATTACTCTATACTAGAAATTCCTAAACCTAGAGGAAAAGGTATTTTAGGATATGTATCTGATCCAGATGGTTATATTTCTGCTATTTACGAAGAAGAAATTAATAAAGTATTATTTGAGTTAGAAAGGAATACATCTGCAGAAGTTGCCATTGTTGTTGTTAAAAGTATAGGTGATGAAATACCTAAAAAATTTGCAACAAAACTTTTTAATAAATGGAGAATTGGCAAAGCTGATAAAGACAACGGTTTGCTAATTTTAACGGTAATGGACCAGCGTAGAACGGAGTTTGAAACTGGTTATGGTTTAGAAGCTATATTAACAGATAATATTTGTTATAGAATTGGTACAGATGAAATTGTTCCGTTTTTTAAAGAAGGTAAATATGGAGAAGGCCTTTTAAAAGCCGCAGACAAAGTAAAAGAAGTTGTAGAAAACCCAAATACCATAGATTATATCTATTCTAATGATGTTACTTATGAAGTAGATGATGACGATTCTGCATTTTTATTATTTATAGACGACTTATTAGCAACAAATAAATGGATTCTTTTATCGATTGTATATGTGTTTTTTTTAATTTTTCTTACCATTTATTATTCTCTTAAAATTAAATTTATAGATGCATCCAAAGAAGACTATTATGATAAATACAATAGTCTAAAAAAAGTTGAAATAGGTTGTTTTGCTTTTCTATTTCCTTTTCCGTTATGGGGAATGAGTACTACTATAAAAACAAGGCTAAAGCAATATAGATATGACCCCAGATTTAGTAAAGTAAATGGCAAACCTTTAATTTTATTAGACTCTAAAAAAGAAAGAAGTTTTTTAAAAGAAGGTGAAATTGTTGAAGAATATATAAATTCTGTAGACTATGATGTCTGGGTTACAGAGGATAAAAGTGATATTTTAATATTAAAGTATGATGGTATTTCTAGTAGAAAATACTCAAAATGTTACCAATGTAACTATAAGACTAAAGGAAAAACAAAGTCTACGGTTAGAATAAGACCTAATTACGATAGGGAAGGAGAACGTATAGATTTTTACGAATGTAAAAACTGTAATGATAAAACATCTGAGATTGTTGTATTGGCTAAATTGGTTAGAGAAAGCTCTAGTTCATCAAGCAGTTCAAGTTCCTCAAGTAGTAGTTATTCATCTTCATCCTCATCGTCATCCTCTTCATCTTCAAGTTTTGGTGGTGGTAGATCTGGTGGCGGTGGATCTGGAGTTAGTTGGTAA
- the leuD gene encoding 3-isopropylmalate dehydratase small subunit produces MAYDKFNILKSSVVPLPIENVDTDQIIPARFLKATERKGFGDNLFRDWRYNADNSPKKDFVLNQDKYSGKILVGGKNFGSGSSREHAAWAVYDYGFRCVVSSFFADIFRNNCLNVGVLPVQVSPEFLEKIFAETEKDADSQVEVNLQEQTITIVNIGDKESFDINAYKKENMLNGFDDIDYLLNMKEEITAFAENTPL; encoded by the coding sequence ATGGCATACGATAAATTTAACATCTTAAAAAGTAGTGTAGTTCCGCTACCAATAGAAAACGTAGATACAGACCAAATTATACCAGCACGTTTTTTAAAAGCTACAGAACGTAAAGGTTTTGGAGATAATTTATTTAGAGATTGGCGCTACAATGCAGACAATTCTCCTAAAAAAGATTTTGTTTTAAACCAAGATAAATACTCTGGTAAAATACTAGTTGGTGGTAAAAACTTTGGTTCTGGTTCTTCTCGTGAGCACGCAGCTTGGGCCGTATATGACTATGGTTTTAGATGTGTAGTATCTAGTTTTTTTGCAGATATTTTTAGAAACAACTGTTTAAACGTTGGTGTATTACCTGTACAGGTTTCTCCTGAATTTTTAGAAAAAATATTTGCAGAGACAGAAAAAGACGCTGACTCACAAGTAGAGGTAAATTTACAAGAACAAACAATTACTATTGTTAATATTGGCGACAAAGAATCTTTTGACATTAATGCGTATAAAAAAGAAAATATGCTTAATGGTTTTGATGATATTGACTACCTGTTAAATATGAAAGAAGAAATTACGGCTTTTGCTGAAAATACTCCTTTGTAA
- a CDS encoding alpha-isopropylmalate synthase regulatory domain-containing protein yields MMKRKIEIMDTTLRDGEQTSGVSFSVSEKLTLAKLLLEELKVDRIEVASARVSDGELQAVQQITSWATAHNYINNVEVLTFVDKGVSIKWMQDAGAKVQNLLTKGSLNHLTHQLKKTPEQHFKEIKETILLAQNHQIETNVYLEDWSNGMRNSKAYVYQFLDFLSHQPIKRVLLPDTLGVLTHTETFTYISELVKKYPNLHFDFHGHNDYDLSVANVMEAIKAGCHGLHLTINGMGERAGNAPMASVVAVINDFLPDVEIDLKETSLYKVSRLVSTFTGFGIPANKPIVGENVFTQTAGIHADGDSKKNLYFNDLLPERFGRKRQYALGKTSGKANILKNLQELGLTLNDDDLGKVTQRIIELGDKKEKVTKEDLPYIISDVLDSDSYQDKVIVKSYVLTHSKGLKPSTTVAVEIENELFEENAQGDGQYDAFMNAITKIFKAKNIKLPKLIDYAVRIPPGSNSDALCETIITWQNGENEFKTRGLDSDQTVSAIKATEKMLNII; encoded by the coding sequence ATAATGAAAAGAAAGATTGAAATAATGGATACCACACTCCGTGATGGTGAACAAACCTCTGGAGTGTCCTTTTCTGTTTCTGAAAAATTAACTCTTGCTAAATTATTATTAGAAGAGTTAAAGGTTGATAGGATTGAAGTTGCATCTGCACGTGTGTCTGATGGTGAACTGCAAGCTGTACAACAAATTACAAGTTGGGCAACTGCACACAACTACATTAACAATGTAGAGGTTTTAACTTTTGTAGATAAAGGTGTATCTATTAAATGGATGCAAGATGCAGGTGCTAAAGTGCAAAACTTATTAACCAAAGGATCTTTAAATCATTTAACACATCAGTTAAAAAAAACACCAGAACAGCACTTTAAAGAAATTAAAGAAACTATTCTTCTTGCTCAAAATCATCAAATAGAAACAAATGTATATTTAGAAGATTGGAGCAACGGTATGCGAAATTCTAAAGCATATGTGTATCAGTTTTTAGATTTTTTATCTCATCAACCTATAAAAAGAGTTTTATTACCAGACACATTAGGTGTACTAACACACACTGAAACATTTACGTACATCTCAGAACTGGTAAAAAAATACCCAAACCTTCATTTTGATTTTCACGGTCATAATGATTATGATTTAAGTGTTGCTAACGTAATGGAGGCTATTAAAGCCGGTTGTCACGGTTTACACCTAACCATTAATGGTATGGGAGAACGTGCTGGTAATGCACCAATGGCCAGTGTTGTTGCGGTAATTAATGATTTTTTACCCGATGTAGAAATTGATTTAAAAGAAACATCATTATACAAGGTAAGCAGACTGGTATCTACATTTACTGGTTTTGGAATACCTGCAAACAAACCTATTGTTGGTGAAAATGTTTTTACACAAACGGCAGGTATTCATGCAGACGGAGACAGCAAAAAGAATCTTTATTTTAATGATTTACTTCCTGAACGTTTTGGTAGAAAAAGACAATATGCTTTAGGAAAAACATCTGGCAAAGCTAATATTTTAAAAAACTTACAAGAGCTAGGACTAACACTAAATGATGATGATTTAGGAAAAGTTACACAACGAATTATTGAGTTGGGTGATAAAAAGGAAAAAGTTACTAAAGAGGATTTACCTTATATAATTTCTGATGTTCTTGATAGTGATAGTTACCAAGATAAAGTTATTGTAAAAAGCTATGTGCTTACCCATTCTAAAGGCTTAAAACCAAGCACAACGGTTGCCGTAGAAATTGAAAATGAATTGTTTGAAGAAAACGCGCAGGGTGACGGACAATATGATGCTTTTATGAATGCTATTACCAAAATTTTTAAAGCTAAAAATATTAAGCTTCCTAAATTAATAGATTATGCTGTGCGTATACCGCCTGGCAGTAATTCTGACGCACTTTGTGAAACCATTATAACATGGCAAAACGGAGAAAACGAATTTAAAACTCGTGGACTAGACTCTGACCAAACTGTATCGGCAATAAAAGCAACAGAAAAAATGCTAAATATAATTTAG
- a CDS encoding MFS transporter, with protein MSAKKMNKKALFALAIGGFGIGMTEFVIMGILPDVAKALSITIPEAGHFIAIYALGVVVGAPLLSSLGSKWPSHKMLLGLMLWFTVFNTLSAFAESYTSLLIFRFLSGLPHGAFFGIGAVVAGKLATPGKEPQAMAIMFAGLTVANVVGVPLGTYFGHHFSWNVAFMMVGVVGVLAMLTVYLWMPKLKPASTVSIKQDFKIFKRIELWILILLTTVGTGGFFAWYSYIAPLITDVTKYPEYMIGYAMILAGLGMVAGNFLGAKLTEKLSPMRAVITSLGLMATVLIINALVAANPVMVLILTFTIGAISFSVVTPLQMAIINASKGSEMLGSSMNQSAFNMGNASGAFLAGLPIAMGYSVVSSSYVGAILAGTGALIAVGIVISRR; from the coding sequence ATGAGCGCAAAGAAGATGAACAAAAAGGCATTATTTGCTTTAGCTATAGGTGGTTTTGGTATTGGTATGACAGAGTTTGTTATTATGGGTATTTTGCCAGATGTAGCAAAAGCGTTATCTATAACCATACCAGAAGCCGGACATTTTATTGCTATTTATGCATTGGGTGTTGTTGTTGGTGCTCCTTTATTATCTAGCCTAGGTAGCAAGTGGCCTTCACATAAAATGTTACTTGGTTTAATGCTTTGGTTTACAGTTTTTAATACGCTATCTGCATTTGCAGAAAGTTATACTTCACTGTTAATTTTTAGGTTTTTATCTGGACTACCACATGGCGCTTTTTTTGGTATTGGTGCTGTTGTAGCTGGTAAATTGGCAACTCCTGGTAAAGAACCACAGGCTATGGCAATTATGTTTGCGGGTCTTACTGTTGCTAATGTTGTTGGCGTGCCATTAGGTACGTATTTTGGACATCATTTTAGCTGGAATGTAGCTTTTATGATGGTTGGTGTTGTTGGGGTTTTGGCAATGCTAACAGTTTACTTGTGGATGCCTAAATTAAAACCAGCATCTACAGTAAGTATTAAGCAAGATTTTAAAATTTTTAAAAGAATAGAGCTTTGGATATTAATACTATTAACAACTGTAGGAACAGGTGGTTTTTTTGCCTGGTATAGTTACATAGCACCATTAATTACAGACGTAACTAAATACCCAGAGTATATGATTGGTTATGCTATGATTTTAGCTGGTTTAGGTATGGTTGCCGGTAATTTTTTAGGAGCCAAATTAACAGAAAAATTGTCTCCAATGAGAGCCGTAATTACAAGCTTAGGACTAATGGCAACTGTTTTGATAATTAATGCATTGGTGGCTGCAAATCCGGTAATGGTTTTAATACTAACTTTTACTATAGGAGCTATTTCTTTTAGTGTTGTAACACCTTTACAAATGGCAATAATAAACGCATCTAAAGGTTCAGAAATGTTAGGCTCTTCAATGAACCAAAGTGCATTTAATATGGGTAATGCTTCTGGTGCATTTTTGGCAGGTTTGCCAATTGCAATGGGGTATAGCGTAGTTTCTTCTAGTTATGTGGGTGCCATTTTAGCTGGTACAGGAGCACTAATAGCAGTTGGAATTGTAATTAGCAGAAGATAA
- the recG gene encoding ATP-dependent DNA helicase RecG: MNPNYLQTPIAYLKGVGPSRAQTLQSELGVYTYQDLLNLFPNRYLDKTQYYKISQLQRNSAEVQVIGKIIHLKEVGQKRGKRLVATFVDDTGKMELVWFRGQKWIKENIKLNVPYVIYGKTNWFNGTFSMPHPEMELLEDHKNGLKVSMQPIYPSSEKLTNKGITNKVTSKLLQQLFIDTKAQFAETLPVYLLKELKLIGKSDALLNIHFPKSQQDLAKAQFRLKFEELFYIQLQLIAKKMVRKNKIKGFPFNAVGTYFSDFYNNYLPFELTNAQKRVVKEIRADLGSNAQMNRLLQGDVGSGKTIVALMTMLLALDNGFQACLMAPTEILATQHYNGITELLQGLKIKVSLLTGSVKKSARRIIHEELESGELHILIGTHALLEDKVQYKNLGLAIIDEQHRFGVAQRAKLWRKNTMPPHILVMTATPIPRTLAMSLYGDLDISVIDELPPGRKPIKTVHRFDANRLKVFRFLKDEINIGRQVYVVYPLIKESEALDYKDLMDGYESIARDFPAPKYQISIVHGQMKPDDKEFEMQRFIKGETQIMVATTVIEVGVNVPNASVMIIESAERFGLSQLHQLRGRVGRGADQSYCILMTGHKLSEDAKTRLETMVRTNDGFEIAEVDLKLRGPGDIMGTQQSGVLNLKIADIVKDNDILQTARHYAIKILKEDPSLSHPNNNVVSQAYAQLVKHKNIWTYIS, encoded by the coding sequence ATGAATCCTAATTATTTACAAACTCCTATTGCATATCTAAAAGGTGTTGGGCCAAGTAGAGCTCAAACCTTACAGAGTGAGCTGGGCGTGTATACCTATCAGGATTTACTTAATCTTTTTCCTAACAGGTATTTAGATAAAACCCAATATTACAAAATTAGCCAATTGCAACGCAACAGTGCAGAAGTACAAGTAATTGGAAAAATAATACACTTAAAAGAAGTTGGTCAAAAAAGAGGAAAAAGACTAGTTGCCACTTTTGTAGATGATACAGGTAAAATGGAACTAGTTTGGTTTAGAGGCCAAAAATGGATTAAAGAAAATATTAAACTAAATGTGCCATATGTAATTTATGGCAAAACAAATTGGTTTAATGGTACATTTTCTATGCCTCACCCAGAAATGGAATTATTAGAAGACCATAAAAACGGTTTAAAGGTTAGTATGCAGCCTATATACCCTTCTTCAGAAAAACTAACTAACAAAGGCATTACAAATAAAGTAACAAGCAAACTTTTACAGCAGTTATTTATAGATACTAAAGCTCAATTTGCAGAAACATTACCTGTTTATTTACTAAAAGAGTTAAAGTTAATAGGCAAGAGTGATGCGCTACTAAACATACATTTTCCTAAAAGTCAGCAAGATTTAGCAAAAGCACAATTTAGGCTAAAGTTTGAAGAATTGTTTTATATACAATTACAACTTATTGCTAAAAAAATGGTGCGTAAAAACAAAATTAAAGGCTTTCCTTTTAACGCTGTTGGCACCTATTTTAGTGACTTTTATAATAATTATTTACCTTTTGAGCTTACCAATGCTCAAAAACGCGTAGTTAAAGAAATTAGGGCAGACTTAGGTAGTAACGCACAAATGAATAGGCTTTTACAAGGAGACGTTGGCTCTGGTAAAACCATTGTGGCATTAATGACAATGTTATTGGCTTTAGACAACGGTTTTCAGGCTTGTTTAATGGCTCCTACCGAAATTTTAGCTACACAACATTACAACGGAATAACAGAATTATTACAAGGCTTAAAAATTAAAGTATCATTACTAACAGGTTCTGTAAAAAAATCTGCCCGAAGAATTATACATGAAGAACTAGAGAGTGGCGAGTTACACATTTTAATTGGCACACACGCACTCTTAGAAGACAAGGTACAATACAAAAATTTAGGGTTAGCTATTATAGATGAGCAACATAGATTTGGAGTAGCACAACGAGCAAAATTATGGCGTAAAAACACAATGCCTCCTCATATTTTGGTAATGACGGCCACACCAATCCCTAGAACATTAGCTATGAGTTTGTATGGTGATTTAGATATTTCTGTAATAGATGAACTACCACCAGGACGTAAACCAATAAAAACTGTGCATAGGTTTGATGCAAACCGTTTAAAAGTTTTTAGATTTTTAAAAGATGAAATAAATATAGGAAGACAAGTGTATGTGGTATATCCATTAATAAAAGAATCTGAAGCTTTAGATTATAAAGATTTAATGGATGGTTATGAGAGTATTGCTAGAGATTTTCCGGCTCCAAAATACCAAATATCTATTGTACACGGGCAAATGAAACCAGATGATAAAGAGTTTGAAATGCAACGCTTTATTAAAGGAGAAACTCAAATTATGGTTGCCACTACTGTTATAGAGGTTGGTGTAAATGTACCTAATGCATCTGTAATGATTATAGAAAGCGCAGAGCGTTTTGGCTTATCTCAATTACACCAATTGCGTGGTAGAGTTGGTAGAGGTGCAGACCAAAGTTATTGTATTTTAATGACTGGTCACAAATTATCTGAAGACGCAAAAACAAGACTAGAAACTATGGTACGTACCAATGATGGTTTTGAAATTGCAGAAGTAGATTTAAAACTACGTGGTCCTGGAGATATTATGGGCACACAACAAAGTGGAGTTTTAAATCTTAAAATAGCAGATATTGTAAAAGACAACGACATTTTACAAACGGCTAGGCATTATGCTATTAAAATTTTAAAAGAAGACCCTAGTCTTAGCCACCCCAATAATAACGTGGTTTCACAAGCTTACGCGCAACTTGTAAAGCATAAAAACATATGGACCTACATAAGTTGA
- the leuC gene encoding 3-isopropylmalate dehydratase large subunit: MKTLFDKVWDSHVVKKIENGPDVLFIDRHMVHEVTSPVAFLGLKSRNIGVKHPEKTFATADHNTPTINQHLPVKDPLSANQLKALEENSKAHGISYWGLGHEKNGIVHVVGPEYGITQPGATIVCGDSHTSTHGAFGAIAFGIGTSEVEMVLATQCIMQPKPKSMRINVVGNLNKGVTPKDVALYIISQLTTSGATGYFVEYAGDVFKNMTMEGRMTVCNLSIEMGARGGMIAPDEKTLEYVKGREFTPTGAAWDKAKAYWDTLYTEEDAKFDKELTFKGADIEPMITYGTNPGMGMGIGKDIPTAESLEGGVSTYKKSLQYMAFNEGDSMIGKPIDFVFLGSCTNGRIEDFRAFTEIVKGKQKAPNVTAWLVPGSHKVEAAIKEEGLLDILTAAGFELREPGCSACLAMNDDKVPAGKYAVSTSNRNFEGRQGPGSRTLLASPLVAAAAAVTGKVTDPRELL, translated from the coding sequence ATGAAAACACTGTTTGACAAGGTGTGGGACTCCCACGTAGTAAAAAAAATAGAAAACGGACCAGATGTTCTTTTTATAGATCGCCATATGGTACATGAAGTTACTAGTCCGGTTGCATTTTTAGGTTTAAAAAGTAGAAATATTGGTGTAAAACACCCAGAAAAAACATTTGCTACTGCAGACCATAACACACCAACTATTAATCAGCACTTACCGGTTAAAGATCCTTTATCTGCTAACCAATTAAAAGCATTAGAAGAAAACTCTAAAGCTCACGGTATTAGTTACTGGGGATTAGGTCATGAAAAAAACGGTATTGTACACGTTGTTGGTCCTGAGTATGGTATTACACAACCAGGAGCCACTATTGTTTGTGGAGACTCACACACCTCTACTCACGGTGCCTTTGGCGCAATTGCATTTGGTATTGGTACATCTGAGGTAGAAATGGTTTTAGCTACACAATGTATTATGCAACCTAAACCAAAAAGTATGCGTATTAATGTTGTAGGCAACTTAAACAAAGGGGTTACACCTAAAGATGTTGCTTTATACATTATATCACAGCTTACCACTTCTGGTGCAACAGGTTACTTTGTAGAATACGCAGGTGATGTATTTAAAAATATGACTATGGAAGGCCGTATGACGGTTTGTAACCTTAGTATAGAAATGGGTGCCCGTGGAGGTATGATTGCTCCTGACGAAAAAACATTAGAATACGTTAAAGGAAGAGAGTTTACACCAACTGGTGCTGCTTGGGATAAAGCAAAAGCATACTGGGATACTTTGTACACAGAAGAAGACGCTAAATTTGATAAAGAACTTACTTTTAAAGGAGCAGATATAGAACCTATGATTACCTATGGTACTAATCCTGGTATGGGAATGGGTATTGGCAAAGATATACCAACTGCAGAGAGTTTAGAGGGTGGTGTATCTACCTATAAAAAGTCTTTACAATATATGGCTTTTAATGAAGGAGATTCTATGATTGGTAAGCCAATTGACTTTGTGTTTTTAGGAAGCTGTACTAACGGAAGAATTGAAGATTTTAGAGCTTTTACAGAAATTGTAAAAGGCAAGCAAAAAGCGCCAAATGTAACTGCGTGGTTGGTGCCGGGCTCGCATAAAGTAGAAGCAGCTATTAAAGAAGAAGGTTTATTAGATATTTTAACAGCTGCTGGTTTTGAGTTAAGAGAACCTGGTTGTTCTGCGTGTTTAGCTATGAATGATGATAAAGTACCTGCTGGTAAATATGCAGTAAGTACATCTAACAGAAATTTTGAAGGTAGGCAAGGTCCTGGATCTAGAACACTATTAGCTTCTCCGCTTGTAGCTGCCGCAGCTGCAGTAACCGGTAAAGTTACAGACCCTAGAGAATTGCTATAA